One Intestinimonas butyriciproducens genomic window, TTATCGATAGTATAAGAACTAAAATGGCAAGACGCAAAGTGACCAAAAACCGGGGCCAAAGTTCATCAAAAACGTCCAACTTGGTAGAGTAGGACTGACCAAAGCTGCCCTTGGTGACGATATCTTTCAAGTAATTAAACCAACGGACAACAACCGGATCATTATAGCCCAGCTCTTCGTTCATTGCCTCGACCTCCGCCGCATTAGCGTTGGGTCCCAGGATCATACGACCGGGGTTACCGGGCGTAATACTCATAACAATGAAGATGATCAGGGTAACACCAAGCACGGTGGGGATCAGGAACAATAACCGCTTGATAATATATCGATGCATGCTTTCCTTCCTTTCTAACGGAAGATCTTCAGTAAAAACGTGTGTGAATAAAGGTGCGCAACATCCCTGCGGATATTCAGAATAGAAGTTGTGTGCAGGCGACTTTCTTCAGCCACCTGCACACGACTCGTCACTAAATAACGTCCTTAGTTGAAGCGAATCAGATGCGCCGATTACGCCTTCCAGCTCCAGTCATAGACACGATAACTGGTTGGGACCGCGATAGCATTCAGATCCTTGTTGTAAGCAGCGCAGAAAGGAATGGTGATGACGGGCGTCAGAGTATGGGTATCATAGTAAGCGTTATACAGTTCAGTGTAGATCTCGATACGCTTCTCCTCGTCAGCGGTGGAGGCACCTTCCTCCAGCCACTCATCGAACTTCTCGGACAGGTCGTTAAACTTGCCGGAAGGACCATCGTAGACGCAGTTTTTGATGCCCACAGCGCTGGAAGAGCTCTGCTGCTCGAAGTTGTTGAAATCGTAGTTACCGCAGTCATACGCCATAGCCAAGTCGTACTCCTGCGCGACCAGACGGTCACCGGCCACGGAGTAGTCCTGAACGACCAGCGTGGAGTGGATGCCAGCAGCCTCCAGCTGAGCGTGGATCGCAATGGCATAGCTCTCGTTACGGCCGGCAGCGGCGATAAAGTCACCGAGCTGAATTCCATCGGGATAACCGGCATCCGCCAAGAGCTGCTTCGCCTTCTCCAGATCGAAGGGGATGGGGTTCTTCAGGGAGTCAGCAGCGGGAGCCGCGGCAGCATAGTTGGGGTTGATGTACATATAGGTGGGAGTGCCGTAGCCATCGCAGACCAGCTTGTTGACGCCGTCACGGTCAATGGCGTACATGATGGCCTCACGGACCAAGTCATTCTGCAGAATCGTGCCAGCGGTCGGGGACTCGATGTTGATGCAGAAGGTCATGACTTCGTTAGACTCCTTCTCAACACAGGTGAACTTGTCGGTAGACTTGATGTCCTCCCAGTAGGAGATGGGGACGACCATGTAATCGACTTCGCCATTCTGCAGAGCGGTGATAGCGGAGGTATCATCCTCGATCACGTTCCAGACGATCTTATCGATCTTGGCCCTGCCGCGGTAGTAATCCTCGAAAGCAACGGCACTCCAAGAGGTCTTGGGATTGTAGTTGTCTTCATCCCACATGTAGGGGCCAGTACCAGCCTTATTGGCGACCTTACCAAAGTTGTCGCCCTGCTCGGTAACTTCCTTCTGAGACAGGATCTTCACCTTGTGAAGCATGTGGCCGATGGGGGAGAAGGACTGATTCATAACGATCTTAACGGTGTGCTCATCGACCTTCTCGACGTGGTCCAGAGGACGGACGTAAGAGGCCTGCTTGGGGCTGGCCTGAGCTAGGTCATAGCTGAAGACAACGTCATCAGCGGTCATGGACTCGCCATTGTGGAACTTGACGTCCTTTCTCAGGGTAACAATGTACTCGGTGGCATCGTCGTTGGCCTCGATCTTCTCAGCCAGACGCAGATCGTAGCCACCCTCGGCCTCATTTAAATCATACAGGCCCTCATAAATGTTTTCGAAAACGGTGTACTCGTGGGTGTTGGTGGTTTGGTTGGGGTCACTGGTGGTCAAGAAGCCGGTGTTGCGAAGCGTAACAATGTTCTCGCTCGCATCGCTTCCCTGTTCACCGCCGCCGCCGCTGCCGCTGCCGCCGCAGCCAGCCAGAACAGCGACCAGCATCAGAGCGGACATGAGTAGAGAGATAAACCTTTTCATTTTTCCTCCTCCTTAAATTTGAATCCCGTCCATATATGTACCACAGTACATGCTGGTTGGTCACAAGCGAATTATATACTTGTATATACAGCATTGTCAAGTGGAACAAGCCACTGTTTTCAAAAATTGTCTGTTTCGACAAAGTTACCAACAAAAATATGGACGTATCGGCCAAAGGCTCGGATAAAATTTCTTTATTTGGAAGTCTCATTATCGTCTGAACCTGTCTTCACCCTATCCGTAGCCACCGGATATTTCGGAACAGTCTCGTGGCCGCTTGCCACCTTGCTCACCATATTGCGGATTGAAATAACTACCCCCAAAAAGAGCTGCAGACGGTCATGACAGAGATACGGCAAAACCCGCAAAAGTACAAACTTTCTGCGTAAAGCAAAACACGGTGCAGCCCTTACAACCATGAACTATACCGTATCCTACATGAAAACGTCGCTATTGGTCTGTGCCAAAGCAGGACTTCACTTAAAAATATGGATCAGGCCAGCGGCTTACACACCGGCGACACAGGTGATCTCGAACAGGTAGGGCTCGGCAACGGTGGGAGCCACGACGGTGTAGCGGGCGGGGCCCACATCCATGTTCAGGAAGAAGCGATCCCACACCTCGTTGGCGATGGCGCGGTCCTCACGCTTGGCGATGAAGATCTGGCAGAACAGAACCTTCTCCAGACTGGAGCCGGCAGCTTCCAGAACGTTCTTCATGTTGATAAAAGCCTGCTCGCACTGAGCTTCCAGACCCTCCTTCAGGACTTCGTTCTCGTCCTCACCGACCATACCCGAGACGAACACCAGGTTGCCATACTTGATGGCCTGGGAGACGTTGTGGGTGGGAGTGGCAGCCAGGGGAGTATAAACCTTTTCCTTCTTGAATTCCATAGTGGTACTTCCTTTCAGTTGAATTATTTATCTTCGGCCGGTACCAGGATCTCCACAGTACCGTTGATGCCGTCGAGTCTGATGTAATCGCCGTCATGGATTTCCACACAGGGATCGCAGTCGGCAGGGAAATCGGCGACACAGGGACGTCTGGTGTTGAAGATGGCAGTGCCGCACTTGGAGTCCATCGTGGTGAAGACGTAGCCGCTGGGGCCGACGCCGTTGTACTCGCTGTTGCGGAACATATCGGACCAGCCCAGAGAGCCGCGGCTGCAGGGCAGCACAATGATTTTGCCGGCAAAGCTGTCGCCATAGTGGACGTTATCCTTTTCGGTCACCACGCCGGTCTTCACATCAGCGCCATTCCAACCGACGATGCTGTCGGGGCAGACGAAAGCATAACCTTCTACCACAGGGCCCCAGGCAGGACGGCCCCGGATAATCTTATTCTTACTCATATCTCCTCTTAACCTCCCAATAACCGCTGATGGCAGCGTCAATGACCTGCTCATCAGAACCGTAGTAGATTGGGCAGTCCCGCTCATCCTTGCTGCCGTTGCACAGCTTGAAGGAGGACAGGCCGAGGGACTTGGCCCCCTTTGCCACGTTGATCGTGCGGAGGATGCAGCCGCTGGTCAGGATCTCCACGCCCCAGTCCTTCAGGTCCTGGATGATGTGGGCCTGCTCGGCCATAGCGTACTGGGCAATGTTGGTGAACACGCAGAAGCGGACGCCTTTCTTCACCTTTCTGCCGTTCATGTAACGCCAGATATTGATCAGCTCCTCGGCGGAGCAGTTGGGGCAGCCGATCTGCAGATAGTCGGCCGGGCCGGATTCCTTGTGGCAGACCTCATCCCAATAAGTCTGCAGGATCTCGTTGGTGATGGTAAACTCCGCCACAGGCTCGTGGCCACCCATAGCCATCTCATAGGTCTGCGCCTCGGGGGATACACCCACGATCAGGCACAGCTCACAGCCGCTGGTCACGGCCAGAGCGGTGAAGAACGTCTTCAGCTTGATCAGGTCAGGCCGCTCGAAATCGCCGCAGATGACGGGGACGGCATTGGGGGCCAAGCGACGGCCCACAGCAGCGCCCAACAGATCCCAGTCGGTCTTGTCCTTGGTATCACAGGCCACGTGGAACACGTGAGTGCCGTGGCGATTCTCGGGCAGGTGCAGGCCCCACTTGGGAGCTCGACCGCAGATTGCGGCGCAGAAAGTGGTGTTGCCGCCGCCGCCGTAGCCGCGGGCGCCCAGGATGGAGTTGCTGTAGAGCACGTTGCTGGACTCGGTGGTGACGAAATACTCGCCCATCACAGGCAGCCATCCGGCCAGATAGGGGGCGCAGGTGGAGCCGATCATCACGCCGCGGTCAGCCGCGTCAGAGAGGATCTGGCGGTTGTTCTCATAGAACTCCTTGGTCTGCTGAGTCCACTGCCACTGGAACGTGTCGCAGCAGTGCACGTCATCCATGACGTAAGTGCTTTCGTTGAAGCTGTTGAAGGTGGCTGGGTCCAAACCTGGGCATTTTAGCTTGGTCTGCCAGTCGTGATAGCCCATGGCTAGGATGTCAGGCCGATCCAGATTGCCATCGGGGAAGTCAGCCGGCTCGCAGGTGGAGCCGCAGCACAGATGAGCCTTGGTGATGGGCACCAGCTCCTCGGCGCCCAAGATTTGTGCATAGTCGATAATCTTCTGCAGAGCAACCTGCTTGGCAGCGCCGAACTCGCCGTCGAGCATGCGCTGCTCGTAGGGAGTCAACCGAATCATATCGTGCAATCTCCTCTCGTAGTTGGTTTGTGATTTTATGTACGATTGTGTGCAACCTACGTATGCTGGTATATACAGGTTGCCTTGTAAGTCTATCATAGATGCATTTATCTAAAAGTCAAGACATTTTTTGAGGGTAAGGGACATTTGACGGGCAATCGCAGGCCAAAAATTTGGAATATTTTTTGGCAAGACTGCACAATTTGCCGCGACAGGATGATTTAAAATGCGGCTTGACTGTTCACACCCAACGAGCCAACTTGTATACATAAGGAAATGTCACAAAAATGCTAAGAAGAGGAAAACCAACGAAAATTGCGATTGGTAACGGTCAGCATGGTCTGGCCTACAAGCAGATGATCATGAAGACGTTCCCCGAGAGCGAGTATGTGGATGTGGGCTCCTTCGATATGTAGCCTGTCAGCTGTTATCCCGGCGTGGCAGAAATCGAGGTGGGTATCCGCAAATAGAACGCGGTGAGCCTGTGTGCCGCCATGGCACGCCAGGGGTCTGCTGCCCGTGCCGGTCTTCATCAACCCTTTCCTGAGCATGCATACCTATGAGCAGGTGCGCGATGATCTGGGCTATATGAACAACAAGGTCGTGATCGTCAGCTCCGGCGGCAGCCCGGCCTATCCCCCCTGGGTTCCACCCATATTGCGGTGGAGGCCATGAAGGCCTGCCGTGCCGGATCCTGAAGGAGCAGGGCATCTCCTTGTCCGTTCTGAACTTCACCATCATCAAGCCCCCGGATACCGAGGCCACCTCGACCCATGCCAAGAGGACTTCGAGACCATGCCGGGCATCAAGGCCGACAACACCGACGAGAACTATTCCAAGATCGATCCCATGTGCTACAAGAAGGCGGACGAGAAGGTCATGGAGAAGTATCCCAATGTCCAGGTCGCGGGTAACTCCCTGCGTGAGGTCACTTCCGCTTGCCTGAACAACTGGCAGTGTGTCATGATGACCCGCAACGGTTGCTTTGTCTCCCGCAAGCACATGAACCTCGAGATCTATTCCTTCGCCTCCGGTCTGATCTGGTGCCTGATGGAGGGCAAGCCCGAGCTGGAGTGCATCGACTTCGCTGCTGCTCATTCCGCCATGTGCCATACCATCCGCAATGACTGGAACCTGGTCATCACGTAAGAGGTCTGTGACGTGATGACCGGCGCCTCCGCCCGCGTGAAGCGCTAAATCGGCAAAAGCCAAAACATATGAAAAGAGGACACCCGATGGGTGTCTTCTTTTTGTTGCTTGTTGAATTTTGTCGTCTGTCAAAGGCGGGTATATCTGCGACGATGCGCCGCTGGCCCAATCCTGATGTCGGGCAACGCTCAGATCTCCATGGTGATCTTGATCTTCTCTCCGCGGAAGATCACCTTGCTGTATTCGAAGGTGCGTCCGTCGGCGTCCAGAATCTGATCCTGCAACAGCAGCAGCGGCTGGCCGGGAAAAATGTTCAGCAGGGATGCCTCGGCTGGCTTGGCTGCCACGGACTCCAGAGTTTCCACCGCCTTGGCACGGTTCAAGCCATATGCCTGACTCAGCACAGTGCACAGTTGCTCACTGCTCAGGTCATACCGGTCAATACCGGGGCAGTAGGACTGGGGCAGGTAGGAGATGTGGATGCTCAGCGGTTCCCCCTTCAGAATACGCAGGCGGCGGACCACATAGAAATAGGGGGCATCCAAGCCGGGAAAGTACTGGAGTATCTTCTGATCCGCGGTTTCCAGGTCGAGGGAGATCAGCTGGGTGGTGACCTCATAGCCCATCTGCTCCAGCTGTTCGCGGATGCCGGCATAGGACAGGGAGTGTGCCACGATCTTCGGTTCGGCCACATAGGTGCCCTTGCCGGGGATACGGAACAAAAGCCCCTCCTGCACCAGCTTGGTGATGACATTGCGCACCGTGGTGCGGCTTACTCCATAGATATGGCTCAGCTCGTTTTCCGAGGGGATCAGTTTGCCGGGCGCCCACTCCTTGGACTCCAGTTTCTGGAGGATCGACTCCTCAATCTGGATATGTAGGGGCTTGGCATTGGTCTTGTCAAGAGCGAACAGTGTACCACATTCCATAAGTTTGTGACCTCCGAAAGAAAAATCAGCGTTCACCTTGCACGATACCGCAAAAGGCATAAAACAACCAACTATACGGCAATGGACAGAACAGTCATGTGTATAATTCTACATTATAT contains:
- a CDS encoding ABC transporter substrate-binding protein; translated protein: MKRFISLLMSALMLVAVLAGCGGSGSGGGGEQGSDASENIVTLRNTGFLTTSDPNQTTNTHEYTVFENIYEGLYDLNEAEGGYDLRLAEKIEANDDATEYIVTLRKDVKFHNGESMTADDVVFSYDLAQASPKQASYVRPLDHVEKVDEHTVKIVMNQSFSPIGHMLHKVKILSQKEVTEQGDNFGKVANKAGTGPYMWDEDNYNPKTSWSAVAFEDYYRGRAKIDKIVWNVIEDDTSAITALQNGEVDYMVVPISYWEDIKSTDKFTCVEKESNEVMTFCINIESPTAGTILQNDLVREAIMYAIDRDGVNKLVCDGYGTPTYMYINPNYAAAAPAADSLKNPIPFDLEKAKQLLADAGYPDGIQLGDFIAAAGRNESYAIAIHAQLEAAGIHSTLVVQDYSVAGDRLVAQEYDLAMAYDCGNYDFNNFEQQSSSSAVGIKNCVYDGPSGKFNDLSEKFDEWLEEGASTADEEKRIEIYTELYNAYYDTHTLTPVITIPFCAAYNKDLNAIAVPTSYRVYDWSWKA
- a CDS encoding RidA family protein; amino-acid sequence: MEFKKEKVYTPLAATPTHNVSQAIKYGNLVFVSGMVGEDENEVLKEGLEAQCEQAFINMKNVLEAAGSSLEKVLFCQIFIAKREDRAIANEVWDRFFLNMDVGPARYTVVAPTVAEPYLFEITCVAGV
- a CDS encoding aconitase X swivel domain-containing protein, whose product is MSKNKIIRGRPAWGPVVEGYAFVCPDSIVGWNGADVKTGVVTEKDNVHYGDSFAGKIIVLPCSRGSLGWSDMFRNSEYNGVGPSGYVFTTMDSKCGTAIFNTRRPCVADFPADCDPCVEIHDGDYIRLDGINGTVEILVPAEDK
- a CDS encoding aconitase X produces the protein MIRLTPYEQRMLDGEFGAAKQVALQKIIDYAQILGAEELVPITKAHLCCGSTCEPADFPDGNLDRPDILAMGYHDWQTKLKCPGLDPATFNSFNESTYVMDDVHCCDTFQWQWTQQTKEFYENNRQILSDAADRGVMIGSTCAPYLAGWLPVMGEYFVTTESSNVLYSNSILGARGYGGGGNTTFCAAICGRAPKWGLHLPENRHGTHVFHVACDTKDKTDWDLLGAAVGRRLAPNAVPVICGDFERPDLIKLKTFFTALAVTSGCELCLIVGVSPEAQTYEMAMGGHEPVAEFTITNEILQTYWDEVCHKESGPADYLQIGCPNCSAEELINIWRYMNGRKVKKGVRFCVFTNIAQYAMAEQAHIIQDLKDWGVEILTSGCILRTINVAKGAKSLGLSSFKLCNGSKDERDCPIYYGSDEQVIDAAISGYWEVKRRYE
- a CDS encoding GntR family transcriptional regulator, whose amino-acid sequence is MECGTLFALDKTNAKPLHIQIEESILQKLESKEWAPGKLIPSENELSHIYGVSRTTVRNVITKLVQEGLLFRIPGKGTYVAEPKIVAHSLSYAGIREQLEQMGYEVTTQLISLDLETADQKILQYFPGLDAPYFYVVRRLRILKGEPLSIHISYLPQSYCPGIDRYDLSSEQLCTVLSQAYGLNRAKAVETLESVAAKPAEASLLNIFPGQPLLLLQDQILDADGRTFEYSKVIFRGEKIKITMEI